One window of Bifidobacterium pseudocatenulatum DSM 20438 = JCM 1200 = LMG 10505 genomic DNA carries:
- a CDS encoding dipeptide ABC transporter ATP-binding protein — MTEMNTENKLEAMQRANGPLLEVKNLQVDFTTDDGQPVHAVRNSSFSVYPGQWVAIVGESGSGKSTSAMAVLGLLPGTGHVVGGSIKLDGEEISGYKQRDFDKLRGNKMGLVPQDPMSNLNPVWRIGTQVKEALAANNMDIAHEKRSSLSKALADADVELKGNDDETFLGSKELPELLSAAKEALSKIGKTGDDFDKTVAYFESEWVPGSETRWRVADDLIKVGVAEDDAWYIAKKYVIGSTMDDRIAGLLSEAGLPDAATRARQYPHEFSGGMRQRALIAIGLACRPELLIADEPTSALDVTVQKKILDHLQMLTDSLGTAVLFITHDLGLAAERAQHIVVMYKGQVVESGPSLEVLQHPQHPYTKRLVAAAPSLASQRIISVKEHGGDASGVMEHKVNEDSLKSGESIITVDHLTREFKLPRKKEMFKAVDDVSFSVKKGTTLAIVGESGSGKSTVANMVLKLLEPTSGTVTYEGKDISGFQGKELLDFRRHVQPVFQNPYGSLDPMYSIYRSIEEPLRIHGIGDKKSRAARVRELLDMVELPWSVRFRYPNELSGGQRQRIAIARAMALDPDVIVCDEAVSALDVLVQDQVLRLLNDLQTEKGLSYLFITHDLAVVRQIADEVVVMQHGKLVEHATTDEVFDHPQKQYTRDLLGAIPGGKLQLGLD; from the coding sequence ATGACTGAAATGAATACCGAAAACAAGCTCGAGGCCATGCAACGTGCCAACGGTCCGCTGCTGGAAGTCAAGAACCTCCAGGTCGACTTCACCACTGATGATGGCCAGCCGGTACATGCGGTTCGCAACTCCTCTTTCAGCGTATACCCGGGTCAGTGGGTGGCTATCGTTGGTGAGTCCGGCTCCGGCAAGTCCACGTCCGCTATGGCGGTGCTTGGTCTGCTTCCGGGCACAGGCCATGTGGTCGGAGGATCCATCAAGCTTGACGGCGAGGAAATCTCCGGTTACAAGCAGAGGGATTTCGACAAGTTGCGCGGCAACAAGATGGGTCTTGTCCCGCAGGATCCGATGAGCAACCTGAACCCGGTGTGGCGTATCGGTACCCAGGTGAAGGAGGCTCTGGCCGCCAACAATATGGATATCGCCCATGAGAAGCGTTCCTCGCTGTCGAAGGCTCTCGCCGATGCCGATGTCGAACTTAAAGGCAACGACGATGAAACTTTCCTTGGCTCCAAGGAGCTTCCTGAGCTGTTGTCCGCGGCGAAGGAAGCGCTGTCCAAGATCGGTAAGACCGGCGACGACTTCGACAAGACCGTGGCGTACTTCGAGTCGGAGTGGGTCCCAGGATCTGAAACGCGTTGGCGCGTGGCCGACGACCTGATCAAGGTCGGCGTGGCCGAGGATGACGCTTGGTACATCGCCAAGAAGTATGTAATCGGCTCCACCATGGATGACCGCATCGCAGGTCTTCTTTCTGAGGCTGGTCTGCCGGATGCCGCCACTCGTGCACGCCAGTATCCGCACGAGTTCTCCGGTGGTATGCGCCAGCGTGCGCTCATCGCCATCGGCTTGGCATGCCGTCCGGAACTGCTGATCGCTGACGAGCCGACCTCCGCGCTTGACGTGACCGTGCAGAAGAAGATTCTTGATCATCTCCAGATGCTCACCGATTCGTTGGGAACCGCAGTGCTGTTCATCACCCATGACTTGGGTTTGGCGGCTGAGCGTGCGCAGCACATCGTGGTTATGTACAAGGGGCAGGTCGTTGAATCCGGCCCGTCTCTGGAAGTGCTGCAGCATCCGCAGCATCCATACACCAAGCGACTGGTGGCGGCGGCGCCGTCGTTGGCCTCGCAGCGCATCATCTCCGTCAAGGAGCATGGTGGCGATGCCAGCGGCGTGATGGAACACAAGGTGAATGAAGATTCCCTGAAGTCCGGCGAATCCATCATCACGGTGGATCATCTGACACGCGAGTTCAAGCTGCCGCGCAAGAAGGAGATGTTCAAGGCCGTTGACGATGTGAGCTTTTCCGTCAAGAAGGGTACCACGCTGGCAATTGTGGGCGAGTCCGGTTCCGGCAAGTCCACGGTGGCCAACATGGTGCTGAAGCTGCTTGAACCGACCTCAGGCACCGTCACTTATGAAGGCAAGGACATTTCCGGCTTCCAAGGCAAGGAATTGCTTGACTTCCGCCGCCACGTGCAGCCGGTATTCCAGAATCCGTATGGCTCGCTTGACCCGATGTACTCCATTTACCGTTCCATCGAAGAACCACTGCGTATCCACGGCATTGGAGACAAGAAGAGTCGTGCTGCCCGCGTGCGTGAGTTGCTCGATATGGTGGAACTGCCGTGGTCCGTGCGTTTCCGCTACCCGAACGAGCTTTCCGGTGGTCAGCGTCAGCGCATCGCCATCGCACGAGCCATGGCTCTCGATCCGGACGTGATTGTCTGCGACGAGGCCGTATCCGCTTTGGACGTGCTGGTGCAGGATCAGGTGTTGCGATTGCTCAATGACCTGCAGACGGAAAAGGGCCTGAGCTACCTGTTCATCACCCACGATTTGGCGGTTGTGCGTCAGATCGCCGATGAGGTTGTGGTGATGCAGCACGGCAAGCTTGTGGAGCACGCCACCACTGACGAGGTCTTCGACCATCCGCAGAAGCAGTACACCCGTGATCTGCTTGGCGCCATCCCCGGCGGCAAGCTGCAGCTCGGTCTTGACTGA
- a CDS encoding ABC transporter permease — MGRYLLRRILQMIPVVLGTTLLVYALVFALPGDPVKAMFGDKPVNEAVAAQIRAEYNLDKPFIVQYLLFLKNALTLDFGKTFSGQLVIDQIGRAFPVTIKLALMAFVFEAVFGVIFGAISGLNKGKWCDTVILIISLLLISVPTFVTGFLAQYFLGVKLRLLPVTAGANPGFIDLLMPAMVLGSVSMAYIIRLSRSEISSNIALDYVRTARAKGMDNRSVMNRHVLRNSMIPVVTYLGQDLGALMGGAMISETIFNVHGIGYLTYQSILKGEGNLVVSIVTLLMLIFAVCNLLVDMLYAALDPRIRYA, encoded by the coding sequence ATGGGCAGATATCTTCTGCGACGCATTCTGCAGATGATCCCTGTGGTTCTCGGCACGACGCTTTTGGTGTACGCCCTGGTGTTCGCGTTGCCGGGCGACCCGGTTAAGGCGATGTTTGGCGATAAGCCGGTCAATGAGGCCGTCGCCGCACAGATTCGTGCCGAATACAATCTGGATAAACCGTTCATCGTGCAGTATTTGCTGTTCCTGAAAAATGCGCTGACTCTTGACTTCGGCAAGACTTTCTCCGGTCAGCTGGTCATCGACCAGATCGGACGTGCATTCCCGGTCACCATCAAGCTTGCGCTGATGGCTTTCGTGTTCGAAGCCGTGTTCGGCGTGATCTTCGGCGCGATTTCCGGCCTGAACAAGGGCAAGTGGTGCGATACCGTGATCCTGATTATCTCTCTGTTGCTCATCTCCGTACCGACCTTCGTCACGGGCTTCCTTGCCCAGTATTTCTTAGGCGTGAAGTTGCGTCTGCTTCCAGTTACGGCCGGTGCCAATCCAGGATTCATCGACCTGCTGATGCCAGCAATGGTGCTTGGATCTGTGTCTATGGCATATATCATCCGATTGAGTCGTTCGGAGATTTCTTCCAATATCGCGCTTGACTATGTGCGCACCGCACGTGCCAAAGGCATGGACAACAGGTCGGTCATGAATCGTCACGTTTTGCGTAACTCCATGATTCCTGTCGTCACTTACCTTGGTCAGGATCTTGGCGCACTGATGGGCGGTGCCATGATTTCCGAAACCATCTTCAACGTGCATGGCATTGGTTACCTGACTTATCAAAGCATTCTCAAGGGTGAAGGCAATCTGGTGGTGTCCATTGTGACTCTGCTTATGCTGATCTTCGCAGTGTGCAACCTGCTGGTCGATATGCTCTATGCGGCGCTTGATCCGCGAATCCGCTACGCGTGA
- a CDS encoding ABC transporter permease, with protein MTDMNETNLSHTLPGQERYVAPLEETPLKDVDSVDESAPASSLWADAWRTLRKNPMFIISAVLIVFIIFVALFPGVMTKQNPNYCTLENSLEPASKGHPFGFDLQGCDVYSRVVHGTRTSLSVGVFATVLVVLLGTLIGALSGFFGGWVDTILSRLTDIFLALPILLGAIVVLQMFKTNDSIWKIILVMTLFGWTSVARIARGAVMEAKNLEFNTASTALGSTPWRNLFRHILPNSLAPIIVVGTTSLATYIVLEATLSFLGVGLPTTTVSWGGDISNAQSILRTDPMVLFYPSAALAITVLAFIMMGDAVKDALDPKSRT; from the coding sequence ATGACTGATATGAACGAGACGAATCTTTCTCACACGCTTCCGGGACAGGAACGATATGTTGCTCCTCTCGAGGAGACGCCGCTTAAGGACGTTGACTCGGTAGATGAGTCCGCACCGGCTTCAAGCCTTTGGGCTGACGCATGGCGTACCCTGCGCAAGAACCCGATGTTCATCATTTCCGCTGTGCTTATTGTGTTCATTATCTTCGTGGCGCTGTTCCCAGGAGTGATGACCAAGCAGAATCCGAACTACTGCACGCTTGAGAACTCCTTGGAACCGGCTTCGAAGGGACATCCTTTCGGATTCGATCTGCAAGGCTGCGATGTGTACTCCCGCGTGGTGCATGGTACTCGTACCTCGCTGAGCGTCGGCGTGTTCGCTACGGTGCTGGTGGTGCTGTTGGGTACGCTGATCGGTGCGTTGAGTGGTTTCTTCGGAGGCTGGGTCGACACCATTCTCAGCCGTTTGACCGATATTTTCCTGGCTTTGCCGATTTTGCTTGGTGCCATCGTGGTGCTGCAGATGTTCAAGACCAACGATTCCATTTGGAAGATTATTCTGGTCATGACGTTATTCGGCTGGACATCCGTTGCGCGAATTGCGCGAGGCGCTGTTATGGAAGCTAAGAATCTGGAGTTCAATACGGCTTCCACCGCACTTGGCTCCACGCCGTGGCGTAACCTGTTCCGCCACATTCTGCCGAATTCCTTGGCACCGATCATTGTGGTGGGCACAACGTCTCTGGCTACATACATCGTGTTGGAAGCAACCTTGAGCTTCCTTGGTGTGGGTCTGCCGACCACTACCGTCAGCTGGGGTGGCGACATCTCCAATGCGCAGTCCATTCTGCGTACCGATCCGATGGTGCTGTTCTACCCGTCCGCGGCACTTGCCATCACTGTGCTTGCCTTCATCATGATGGGTGACGCCGTGAAGGATGCGCTTGATCCGAAGAGCCGTACGTGA
- a CDS encoding DUF3159 domain-containing protein: MAETEAKKRTGLGALADAGNTDDFSVIDAIGGPRGVIESMLPGVVFVALFVITSNLQLTIGVSAALAVLQVIVRLCQRQSVMGAVSGLLAVGICLIWAWNSHEARNYYMFGFLTNAFYVVLLTISLLVRVPGLGLVIEFIRTLPTEHFRAWLADWRGDKALNRAYTIITAMWVGVFALRLIVQVPLYLGNHVGWLGTARLLMGIPFWALAIWVSYLIVATPMHRHKMMQEVSEDDAEAAQTTEMREEH, translated from the coding sequence ATGGCTGAAACCGAAGCGAAAAAACGAACTGGTCTTGGTGCGCTTGCCGACGCCGGTAATACTGACGATTTTTCCGTGATCGACGCCATCGGCGGTCCGAGAGGCGTTATCGAATCGATGCTGCCGGGCGTCGTGTTCGTGGCACTGTTCGTCATCACGTCCAATTTGCAACTGACCATCGGCGTGTCCGCTGCGTTGGCCGTGCTGCAGGTGATCGTGCGCCTGTGCCAACGACAGTCCGTCATGGGAGCGGTATCAGGCTTGCTGGCAGTAGGTATCTGCCTGATCTGGGCATGGAACAGTCACGAGGCACGTAACTATTACATGTTCGGATTTCTCACCAACGCCTTTTACGTTGTTTTGCTGACGATTTCACTGCTGGTCCGGGTGCCTGGCTTAGGATTGGTCATCGAGTTCATCCGAACGTTACCGACTGAACATTTTCGTGCCTGGCTTGCCGATTGGCGAGGTGACAAGGCGCTCAATCGCGCCTATACCATCATCACCGCAATGTGGGTTGGAGTGTTCGCGCTGCGTCTGATCGTGCAGGTGCCGCTCTATCTCGGCAATCACGTCGGCTGGCTGGGAACGGCGCGTCTGCTGATGGGCATTCCGTTCTGGGCGCTCGCGATTTGGGTCTCGTATCTGATCGTGGCGACGCCAATGCACCGACATAAGATGATGCAGGAAGTTTCTGAAGACGATGCTGAGGCAGCACAAACTACCGAAATGAGGGAAGAGCACTGA
- a CDS encoding class I SAM-dependent RNA methyltransferase — protein MESTIRIERYADQGRCVGHIDGRVVFVRFALPGELVRVALDEPHDREDRFWTGEVVEVLEASEDRTDPIWSLAGPLAMGGGVGGADLVHVSLAGQLKWKVTSVAEQMARLGHVDVEVPIERMSEDDAERGLHWRTRIEMIADADGRPSMHRRGTHVRVPIDTMPLASRTLLEVAEREHVWEGSFEPGSQIRLSVPEPRDNAPISDNYAVLVNGEVVAGSRELTEKVIVAGREFEYNVDAGGFWQMHRHAPIALTNHVIDLVRGELDGAKSACLWDLYSGSGLFTLPLATLTAERTRMLSVEGGKTAVRNAQRNLRHIHLGNVDARVGDVAKTLANVRNDLAKPDVVVLDPPRAGARAKVCRQIAEAEAKSVVYIACDPASLARDTATLVLLGYELADIRAFDIYPMTHHVETVALFRKHEQ, from the coding sequence ATGGAATCGACCATCCGCATTGAACGGTACGCCGACCAGGGTCGTTGCGTCGGTCATATTGACGGACGTGTTGTGTTCGTGCGATTCGCATTGCCGGGCGAACTGGTCCGTGTCGCATTGGACGAGCCGCATGATCGTGAGGATCGCTTCTGGACAGGCGAAGTGGTGGAAGTACTCGAAGCGAGCGAAGACCGTACTGATCCAATATGGTCGTTAGCTGGACCCCTTGCCATGGGCGGTGGTGTCGGCGGCGCTGACTTGGTGCATGTGTCGCTTGCAGGGCAACTGAAATGGAAAGTCACGTCGGTGGCCGAACAGATGGCAAGACTCGGCCACGTCGACGTGGAAGTGCCCATTGAGCGTATGTCGGAAGACGATGCGGAGCGAGGTTTGCATTGGCGTACTCGCATCGAGATGATTGCTGATGCTGATGGGCGTCCGTCGATGCACCGTCGAGGCACGCATGTGCGCGTTCCGATTGATACCATGCCGTTGGCCAGCCGTACGTTGCTGGAAGTGGCCGAACGTGAGCATGTGTGGGAAGGGAGCTTCGAACCGGGTTCCCAGATTCGTCTATCCGTTCCGGAACCTCGCGATAATGCGCCGATTTCAGACAATTACGCCGTGCTTGTGAACGGCGAGGTGGTTGCTGGAAGCCGTGAGCTTACGGAAAAGGTGATTGTCGCCGGCCGTGAATTCGAATACAACGTGGATGCAGGCGGTTTCTGGCAGATGCATAGGCATGCGCCGATCGCTTTGACCAACCATGTGATCGATTTGGTACGCGGCGAGCTTGACGGTGCCAAATCCGCATGTCTGTGGGATTTGTATTCCGGTTCGGGTCTGTTCACGCTGCCGTTGGCCACGCTGACGGCGGAGCGCACTCGCATGTTGAGCGTCGAAGGCGGCAAAACTGCGGTAAGGAACGCGCAACGTAATTTGAGGCACATTCATCTGGGTAATGTCGATGCGCGTGTGGGCGACGTGGCGAAAACACTTGCCAACGTGCGCAATGATCTCGCCAAGCCAGATGTGGTGGTGCTTGATCCGCCCCGTGCTGGCGCTCGCGCGAAGGTGTGCAGGCAGATTGCCGAAGCCGAAGCGAAAAGTGTGGTCTATATCGCATGCGATCCGGCAAGCCTTGCCAGAGATACCGCCACGCTCGTGTTACTTGGCTACGAATTGGCGGATATCCGCGCGTTCGACATTTATCCCATGACCCATCATGTGGAGACTGTGGCGCTGTTCAGAAAGCACGAACAGTGA
- a CDS encoding DUF3710 domain-containing protein yields the protein MGLFGFGKKKHQSKEALEAAAGENEEAVDAAENVDEAQEVVALPEPSAEYEGRGDEHGPWDVEDENVPDYDEYLDMGSYYLPFLKGIELRVKANRATQQVLGTTITYGSSSVEIEAFAAPKTLGLWDDVRADLIEANKDAKEVEGVFGTELALPVTVKGGRKVLTRIVGVDGPRWMLRGIFSGKAATDPEGEEAKALNQFFADIVVERGDDPLAPRDLIPMHPPVAPAERKAAKAAAEEAEQKTEIPGKPKGPFDSDQQVEVKTTLSRGPMFSEVR from the coding sequence ATGGGATTGTTTGGATTCGGTAAGAAGAAGCATCAGAGCAAGGAAGCTCTTGAAGCGGCCGCCGGAGAAAACGAAGAGGCTGTCGACGCAGCTGAAAACGTTGACGAAGCTCAGGAAGTCGTGGCGCTTCCGGAGCCTTCCGCTGAATACGAGGGCCGCGGTGACGAGCATGGTCCGTGGGATGTGGAAGATGAGAACGTTCCCGACTACGACGAGTACCTCGATATGGGATCATATTATCTGCCGTTCCTGAAGGGCATTGAATTGCGAGTGAAGGCCAACCGTGCCACCCAGCAGGTTCTTGGCACCACCATCACCTACGGTTCCTCCAGTGTGGAGATTGAGGCATTCGCGGCACCGAAGACGCTCGGATTGTGGGATGACGTTCGTGCCGACCTGATTGAAGCCAACAAGGACGCGAAGGAAGTCGAAGGCGTATTCGGCACCGAACTGGCATTGCCGGTTACCGTCAAAGGTGGACGCAAGGTGCTTACCCGCATCGTAGGCGTCGACGGTCCGCGTTGGATGTTGCGCGGCATCTTCTCAGGCAAGGCTGCCACCGATCCTGAGGGTGAGGAAGCAAAGGCATTGAACCAGTTCTTCGCTGATATTGTGGTGGAACGAGGCGATGATCCGTTGGCGCCACGCGACCTTATTCCCATGCATCCGCCGGTCGCTCCGGCCGAACGCAAGGCTGCGAAGGCAGCTGCGGAAGAGGCTGAGCAGAAGACTGAGATTCCCGGCAAACCGAAGGGTCCATTCGACTCCGACCAGCAGGTTGAGGTCAAGACCACGCTGTCTCGTGGACCGATGTTCTCCGAAGTGCGTTGA
- a CDS encoding exodeoxyribonuclease III, with amino-acid sequence MTITITTSNVNGIRAAKRKGIEEWAGRNTPDVWCMQEVRAPQNEIDPIFDEFGFEYSTAGRISDQSELHRMNEICRIKGRAGVGLLSALPVVDKRYGLPGLEDDVDSGRWIEADMQTPQGYVITVVCVYVHAGNTDDPEKMKQKYRFLDTMLIRMEQLRDEAAHGGKQAVLCGDFNIAHTPLDIKNAKANETHAGFLPEERAYVDKWLGELEFVDVMRNLAGDIQGPYTWWSQRGRAFDNNVGWRIDYQFATPELAETACGFVIDKAPTYDLRWSDHAPLSIMYDI; translated from the coding sequence ATGACGATCACTATCACGACTTCCAATGTGAACGGAATCCGAGCGGCAAAACGCAAAGGCATCGAGGAGTGGGCCGGACGCAACACACCTGACGTGTGGTGTATGCAGGAGGTGCGTGCCCCGCAAAACGAAATCGATCCTATTTTCGACGAATTCGGTTTCGAATACTCAACGGCGGGACGTATTTCCGATCAGAGCGAACTGCATCGTATGAACGAGATTTGCCGTATCAAGGGGCGTGCCGGCGTAGGTCTGTTGTCGGCATTGCCGGTTGTCGACAAACGATATGGATTGCCGGGACTTGAGGATGACGTCGATTCCGGCCGTTGGATCGAAGCGGACATGCAAACTCCACAAGGCTATGTCATTACCGTGGTTTGCGTGTATGTGCATGCGGGAAATACCGATGATCCGGAAAAAATGAAGCAGAAATACCGTTTCCTCGACACCATGCTGATACGCATGGAACAGTTGCGTGACGAGGCAGCACACGGCGGAAAACAAGCGGTGCTCTGCGGTGATTTCAACATCGCGCACACGCCGCTCGACATCAAAAACGCCAAAGCCAACGAAACGCATGCCGGATTCCTCCCCGAGGAGCGCGCATATGTCGACAAATGGTTGGGAGAACTGGAGTTTGTGGATGTGATGCGTAATCTCGCCGGAGACATCCAAGGACCGTACACATGGTGGAGCCAGCGCGGTCGTGCATTCGACAACAATGTCGGCTGGAGGATCGACTATCAGTTCGCAACACCGGAACTGGCGGAAACGGCCTGCGGATTCGTGATCGATAAGGCTCCGACCTACGACCTGCGCTGGTCCGATCATGCGCCGCTCAGCATTATGTATGACATTTAA